In a single window of the Gossypium hirsutum isolate 1008001.06 chromosome A13, Gossypium_hirsutum_v2.1, whole genome shotgun sequence genome:
- the LOC107899355 gene encoding uncharacterized protein isoform X1 has translation MASYQILAFAALFLILLPVAVNGDLGDLSPALSPFYDRLCDDVDCGKGTCKADISYPLNYICECDAGWKRTQDDSDDDDDHKFLPCVIPNCTLDYSCQPAPPPVPQREVPRNSSLFDPCYWAYCGEGTCNKTATYKYVCECRSGFSNLLNRTYFPCYSQCTLGSDCSRLGITVESQEVTPDGGVGKANTFLPGKLHWVAIGMMSMAIVLW, from the exons ATGGCATCCTACCAAATCTTAGCTTTCGCAGCTTTGTTCTTGATCTTGTTACCCGTAGCCGTCAATGGAGATTTAGGTGACTTATCTCCTGCTCTATCTCCTTTCTATG ATAGGTTGTGTGATGATGTTGATTGTGGAAAGGGAACATGCAAAGCGGACATAAGCTACCCTTTGAACTACATCTGTGAGTGTGATGCTGGTTGGAAAAGAACTCAAGACGacagtgatgatgatgatgatcataAGTTTCTGCCATGCGTTATTCCCAACT GCACTCTTGACTACTCTTGTCAACCAGCTCCTCCTCCAGTACCTCAGCGAGAAGTTCCTCGCAATTCATCTTTATTTGATC CTTGCTATTGGGCATACTGTGGAGAAGGAACCTGCAACAAAACTGCAACATACAAGTACGTATGCGAATGCAGATCTGGGTTTTCCAATCTTCTCAATAGGACATACTTCCCTTGCTACAGTCAAT GTACCCTCGGATCCGATTGCTCCCGCCTCGGGATTACGGTCGAAAGTCAAGAAGTTACACCCGATGGTGGAGTAGGGAAAG CCAACACATTCCTTCCAGGGAAGCTTCATTGGGTGGCGATTGGGATGATGTCCATGGCTATAGTTCTATGGTAG
- the LOC107899355 gene encoding slit homolog 2 protein isoform X2 translates to MASYQILAFAALFLILLPVAVNGDLDRLCDDVDCGKGTCKADISYPLNYICECDAGWKRTQDDSDDDDDHKFLPCVIPNCTLDYSCQPAPPPVPQREVPRNSSLFDPCYWAYCGEGTCNKTATYKYVCECRSGFSNLLNRTYFPCYSQCTLGSDCSRLGITVESQEVTPDGGVGKANTFLPGKLHWVAIGMMSMAIVLW, encoded by the exons ATGGCATCCTACCAAATCTTAGCTTTCGCAGCTTTGTTCTTGATCTTGTTACCCGTAGCCGTCAATGGAGATTTAG ATAGGTTGTGTGATGATGTTGATTGTGGAAAGGGAACATGCAAAGCGGACATAAGCTACCCTTTGAACTACATCTGTGAGTGTGATGCTGGTTGGAAAAGAACTCAAGACGacagtgatgatgatgatgatcataAGTTTCTGCCATGCGTTATTCCCAACT GCACTCTTGACTACTCTTGTCAACCAGCTCCTCCTCCAGTACCTCAGCGAGAAGTTCCTCGCAATTCATCTTTATTTGATC CTTGCTATTGGGCATACTGTGGAGAAGGAACCTGCAACAAAACTGCAACATACAAGTACGTATGCGAATGCAGATCTGGGTTTTCCAATCTTCTCAATAGGACATACTTCCCTTGCTACAGTCAAT GTACCCTCGGATCCGATTGCTCCCGCCTCGGGATTACGGTCGAAAGTCAAGAAGTTACACCCGATGGTGGAGTAGGGAAAG CCAACACATTCCTTCCAGGGAAGCTTCATTGGGTGGCGATTGGGATGATGTCCATGGCTATAGTTCTATGGTAG